One window from the genome of Oryctolagus cuniculus chromosome 1, mOryCun1.1, whole genome shotgun sequence encodes:
- the LOC138846281 gene encoding secretoglobin family 1D member 2-like: MRLSVSLLLITLALCCYEANSSVCPALTTEFTGFLLASDVLFRLQIEKFNAPAEAVEAKMNVKRCVNELSAGKLLLIEEILGQVLAKCSAYDEANI, from the exons ATGAGGCTGTCGGTGTCTCTCCTGCTGATCACTCTGGCCCTTTGCTGCTATGAGG CCAATTCATCGGTCTGCCCAGCCTTAACTACTGAATTTACAGGCTTCTTACTGGCTTCCGACGTTTTGTTCAGGTTACAAATTGAGAAATTTAATGCTCCTGCAGAAGCTGTTGAAGCAAAGATGAATGTGAAGAGATGCGTAAATGAGTTATCCGCAGGGAAACTACTCCTTATAGAGGAAATAttg ggacAAGTATTGGCTAAATGTTCTGCGTACGATGAAGCAAATATTTAG